DNA sequence from the Salvia splendens isolate huo1 chromosome 19, SspV2, whole genome shotgun sequence genome:
AGTCTGTCCTCTACAAAATCCATCAATCAGAGTGGTGTAGGTAACAACATTAGGCACAAGTCCGGCTCTACACATCTCATCATAGACAGCTAAGGCTGAGTCAATAACACCTTCCTTGATAAAGCCATTAATAAGGCAATTATAAGTCATGCAACCAGGCTTGAAACCCATCGACACATACTTATCCATCGACTCTTTTGCTACAGCGGTTTGGCCAGCTTTGCATAACCCATTGATGACCGTATGGAACGTGACATTAGTTGGAACAATCCCCGAGTTTATCATAAGGGAAAACAGTCCAATGGCCCTTTCAGTTTCACCCTTTCGAAAATGCCCATCAACCAATATACTATAAGTAACTACATTCGGTTTTAAGTTCTTTACAGCCATTTCAGAAAGTAAGTTGAGTGCTACATCCATATTCCCTTTTCTGCAGTTCCCAAGAATCATATTATTGTAGGAAACAACCGTTGGTTCAACCCCCCAATCAATCATCTTATTCCACATCTCGTATGCATCATCTAATCTACCGTTTCCACAGAACCAGGATAGCATATCATTGTAAGTGAAAACATTAGCAACACCATCCTTCACAGCAACATCAAATATTCCCATCGCCTCATCTAGCAATTGAATTCGCAAAAAACCTCTAATTATAGAATTCACAGTGTACACAGTTGGTTGAATACCTGCAGATTTCATACGATGGTATAACTCTTTTGCCTTCTCCATATTCCCATGAACACAGCATCCTTCTACGGTGACCGCGTAGGTGACCTTGTTTGGAGCAAGTCCGTCTTCAACTATCTTATCAAACAACGCCAACGAGCTATTCAGATCACCCTGCTGATAATATCCCTTGATCAAGCTAGTTGCAACCACCAAATTCAACGAATGTCCACTGTTAATCATCTCTTCCTTCAGCCTTAACGCCTCTGCCATATTCCTTTGCTTTACACAAGTACAAATTGCAAGTGTAAACGTACCCTCCGGTGGAACCCAACCCCTATCCTTCATCTCACTCAACAACCCAACTGCAACATCGCTTTCCAGCTTCATACAAGCAGCACGAACTGCACTAGAATAAACGTGAGGCTCGATCTTAATCCCACTGTTCTTCGCCTCCAAAAAGTACTTCTCCGCCTCTTCCACCCTACCATCTCTCAGACTTGCACACATCATCATGTATACAGTATCACAATCATAACTAATATCCTTCGTAACTACGTCCTTAAACAAGCCGCGTGCATTGTCAATCATATTCGCCCTTATCAAAGATTTCAAgaaattattcaaaataatcTGACAAGGCAATATTCTACGGGAAACTAATGCATAGAAACAATCTTCAGCATCCTTGTATCTTTGTGCTCTGACATATCCAttcaagaaataataaaaaagccGCGGCTTTAACCAAAAACCATATCTTTCTGCACAATCAATCAAACAATCGACAGCCACAACACACGAAGGGGCAGAATCACGGCATACATAATCATTAATCAAGCTCCGAGCTGCATTATGATAATTAGGGAATCTTACAAGAATGTGAAGCAGCACGAAAAACGATTCCCCAACTTGGAAGCCGCGCTGTTTCCCGGCCCAGTTGGCGTAGTCAAGGGCTGTCTGAGGGTCATTCTGGTAAGACAAGAGGGCATCAACGGCGTTTTTGTGGCTGAATTCGGCGTTTTGTGAAATGGGTTTAGGAAAAgtttgaatttgggttgtggTTAGGGGTTCTGAAGTTGAGCTCGATTCGACCAAGTTGGGAAGTGGTGTGGTGAGAGAGGAGGATGATAAATATTTTAAGGGAATCGCTGAGAAGCGCAGTCGTGACGGAGCTGGTGAGGATGGAAATCGAATTGGAAATTTCATGGGCGTATGTGTTGTTGATTCTTCACAGAGAAATCCTAAACCCtactcaaaatagaaaaatcttGCTGCAGCAAACCCCTGTGAAGTAGAGACTGCAGAGATACGTCCGTCTGTAAAATCACACTAAACCCGGGTTTTTTTAGAACACACTTAACATTTCTCAAGTGTActggatttttttttgttccggatttggaAGAGAcacatgaccctcatgcgtctccttttaatgaaacgcatgacggagatgcgtctttcattttttcattttttcatgcgtcatgcgtcacaggcaaagacgcataagactcatgcgtctttcattttttcattttttatttattttattttatttatttttaatagtaaaataaaataaaaataaaaataaaaaaatgaaagacgcatgacgcttatgcgtctttgcctgtgacgcatgacgcttatgcgtctttcaaaaaaaaataaagaaaaaaaaaatttaacgacgcatgttcctcatgcgtctctataaaagacacatctccgtcatgcgtttcattaaaaggagacgcatgagggtcatgcgtctctcccaaacccggaacaaaaaaaaaagttcagtacaAACATGGAATTTAAGTTCTactctagaacaaaaaaaagaaaaaaccccacTAAACACCTAATCCGCCAAAGAAGATGGAAGTGGTACGCACGCGCGCACTTACAATtgattaagagcatccgcaatgggcagacgatggcacgcccgatggcgcgcatcgtccgcgccatccatcgtccgcacccattgcgggtgcgtgccataggcgcggacgatagtcgcgccctatacttcggtcgcggaggatagcgcggacgatggccatcgtccaccccattgcggctgtcgcggacgatggccgcggacgatggtcatcgtccgccccattgtggaggtcaaGGACGATCGActcggacgatggcacgcggttttgatttctatttaaatctcgtttctcattcagttgtgcatacgaacatatcgactatctatttacatattctctctctacatccaaccaaaatgaatctcgtttctcattcagttgtgcaagtccattggcctattcgacataggtcgtatgtccgacgcggccaccaggaagctcacagacgtctggttgaagactattttgccgatcaaccgcgatggggcccgactgttttccgccgccggtttagaatgtcgaggtacctttttctcaacattgttcgtacattgtcttcacgtgatgaatacttcacgtttcgggaggacggcatcgggaaacccggccttacaccattgcaaaagtgcacgactgctattcgtcagttggcatacggcaccacggcggacctttttgacgagtacctccactgtggggagactacaggccgcgagtgtctgaagagtttttgtcgggggatagtagaggcctatggcgacacatatttgagCAAGCCGACAACCACTGATTGCctgggtctgatgcagatgcacgagagggcgcacgagtttcctgggatgctcgggagcatcgactgtatgcactgggagtggaagaa
Encoded proteins:
- the LOC121779748 gene encoding pentatricopeptide repeat-containing protein At3g54980, mitochondrial-like — encoded protein: MKFPIRFPSSPAPSRLRFSAIPLKYLSSSSLTTPLPNLVESSSTSEPLTTTQIQTFPKPISQNAEFSHKNAVDALLSYQNDPQTALDYANWAGKQRGFQVGESFFVLLHILVRFPNYHNAARSLINDYVCRDSAPSCVVAVDCLIDCAERYGFWLKPRLFYYFLNGYVRAQRYKDAEDCFYALVSRRILPCQIILNNFLKSLIRANMIDNARGLFKDVVTKDISYDCDTVYMMMCASLRDGRVEEAEKYFLEAKNSGIKIEPHVYSSAVRAACMKLESDVAVGLLSEMKDRGWVPPEGTFTLAICTCVKQRNMAEALRLKEEMINSGHSLNLVVATSLIKGYYQQGDLNSSLALFDKIVEDGLAPNKVTYAVTVEGCCVHGNMEKAKELYHRMKSAGIQPTVYTVNSIIRGFLRIQLLDEAMGIFDVAVKDGVANVFTYNDMLSWFCGNGRLDDAYEMWNKMIDWGVEPTVVSYNNMILGNCRKGNMDVALNLLSEMAVKNLKPNVVTYSILVDGHFRKGETERAIGLFSLMINSGIVPTNVTFHTVINGLCKAGQTAVAKESMDKYVSMGFKPGCMTYNCLINGFIKEGVIDSALAVYDEMCRAGLVPNVVTYTTLIDGFCRGQTLDLALNMWNEMRTKKVTMDVTAYNSLIDAFCKRNDMKCAYQLFDELIEAGLSPTTAVYNTMIGGFRDLYDMDSALNLYKRMRSEGTRCDLKTYTTLIDGLLKVGNIELATVFYQKMLAKNIMPDVITYSVLIHGLCNKGQLENARKVLDEMLSKNITPNALIYNTLIGRNFKEGNFQEAFRLHDEMLDSGIATDDTTFDILLNDKLKKNPSHREFFYGQAM